CGATTTTTGCACGCAGCCGATTCAAACGCCCACGCAACGTGGAAACACGATAATCACCGCTCAACCCGGCGATACCCTCTGAGCGCTCGATGGCTTGCAGGCTTTCTTCGCAAATTTCCGCCGCCGCTTTCGGGTTGCGGAATTGATGTTCTAAAAATTTTGCCAGTTCCGCAGCACCGACACAGTCCTTGGGAAACTCCTCATGAAGCATTTTCCACGTGTTGAACATTTCATCAAAACGCCGCAGCCGTTTCCACGATTGACCGGTCAGATGCAGGCATTCCCGACGCAAATCATCGGCAATCGCAAATTTATCCAAAAACTGCTGTCCCTGTTCCACCACTGCCTTATATTCTTTATTTTTGTAATAGAGGCGGATGACAGAGAGACGGTCTTCCGCATGATAAAAAGCGGACCCTTCAGAAGCAGCAAGACTTTCTGACAGATGCCCCGCCAAAGCGCCCAAAGACACGATATCCAGAGCGTTATGTTCAAAAACGCCGGGCAAGGCGCGAGGATCGCCTGTGTCCAAAAAGTAAAACCAAATATTAGGAATAGCAAAACCGGGCACATCATCCACACGATGGAAATCGAGAACAGACCTTTCAATGTTTTTCAGGCTGCAATCGCCCAGGCGTTGTTTCCAAACACGGCGAACCGCATGCACCAAATCATAATGCGCAAGATGTTCGAAAGGATCGTTGAGCCGATGCTGCACAAAGCGTGCACGGAGCAGCGGCAGATCAAAACTTTTCCCATTGAAACTGACGAGACAATCGAATTCAAGAAACTTTTCAGCCAGATAAGCGAGCACCGCTCCTTCATCGTCATAATCGCGCATAAAACATTGTTCAAGAACGAAACCGGTATTGCGGTAATAGCCCAAACCAATCAGGAAGGCTGCAGTCCCCGCACCGCCTGCCAATCCCGTCGTTTCCGTATCAATATAACAGCTTTTCAAAGGATTGATATCTTTCAATCCCTTGTCGCAGGCGCTTAACGCGAGTTGTTCTCCCCTGCACTGCAGGCCCAAACTTAAGGGGATTTCGCCTACATGGTAGGTGAGCGGATAATTCTTTTTCATGTGGAAAAAGCCGAAGTCGTCATCACCATGAATTTCACCGTGAACAAGTGTGCTGAGCGGCGGATACTCACCTGCATCAGTGTCGGTATCTGGCTCAGCCGAGCTCGACGTCCGCCCGGAACCCATGAAGGCACTTAATAGTCCTTCCTTTTCCTGTGTCAGAAAAGAACCGGATTCAGAAGGTTTTTCCGTCTGCGATGAAGACGCGGGAGTGGACGTTGAAGAAGCCTCCTTCTTAGGCGCCGTTTTGTCCTCATCACCGCCTGCAGGCGGCAGCATGTTCGCCGTCGTCAACGGCAATGACTCTTTCAATTCTTCTATAATTTTCTTGTTATCGTTCATAGCTATACTATCCTGATAGTATCCAAGGCACGATCTCTACCTTCGTGGGTGCCCTCTGCCTAAAAACCGCGTTGAAGGGGCAAACTATACAGGCAGTATACCACAAGGAAAAGCGCAACTATTGCAAATTCCAACAGAACATCCCGG
The Candidatus Hydrogenedentota bacterium genome window above contains:
- a CDS encoding ribonuclease H-like domain-containing protein, whose protein sequence is MNDNKKIIEELKESLPLTTANMLPPAGGDEDKTAPKKEASSTSTPASSSQTEKPSESGSFLTQEKEGLLSAFMGSGRTSSSAEPDTDTDAGEYPPLSTLVHGEIHGDDDFGFFHMKKNYPLTYHVGEIPLSLGLQCRGEQLALSACDKGLKDINPLKSCYIDTETTGLAGGAGTAAFLIGLGYYRNTGFVLEQCFMRDYDDEGAVLAYLAEKFLEFDCLVSFNGKSFDLPLLRARFVQHRLNDPFEHLAHYDLVHAVRRVWKQRLGDCSLKNIERSVLDFHRVDDVPGFAIPNIWFYFLDTGDPRALPGVFEHNALDIVSLGALAGHLSESLAASEGSAFYHAEDRLSVIRLYYKNKEYKAVVEQGQQFLDKFAIADDLRRECLHLTGQSWKRLRRFDEMFNTWKMLHEEFPKDCVGAAELAKFLEHQFRNPKAAAEICEESLQAIERSEGIAGLSGDYRVSTLRGRLNRLRAKI